In a genomic window of Thermosynechococcus sp. CL-1:
- the mutY gene encoding A/G-specific adenine glycosylase has product MPTVQDRGGGYTLPALRFALLQWYQQQGRDLPWRHTRDPYAIWVSEIMLQQTQVATVIPYYQRWLATFPAIADLAIADLETVLKLWQGLGYYARARHLHRAAQQIMADHGGQFPCTYEAVVALPGIGRSTAGAILSAAFNQPQPILDGNVKRVLARLYGLTIPPKQAEAQLWQWSAQLLCSQAPRDFNQALMDLGATICTPRQPLCHACPWQDHCLAHRHQLTHEIPRKMSRSPLPHKKIGVAVIWNAAGQILIDRRPPTGLLGGLWEFPGGKIEPNETVQECIQREIREELGIEISVGEHLIDIDHAYTHFRVTLHVYYCQYLSGSPQPLGCDAIRWVTPEELEQFPFPKANTAIIQAIHERGRPTA; this is encoded by the coding sequence ATGCCAACGGTACAGGACCGTGGGGGCGGGTATACACTACCTGCCCTTCGTTTTGCACTTTTACAGTGGTATCAGCAGCAGGGGCGGGATTTACCTTGGCGGCACACGCGCGATCCCTATGCCATCTGGGTCTCAGAAATCATGCTGCAGCAAACCCAAGTGGCCACGGTGATTCCCTACTATCAGCGTTGGCTAGCCACCTTTCCCGCGATCGCCGACTTAGCGATTGCCGATTTGGAAACCGTCTTGAAACTGTGGCAGGGATTGGGCTACTATGCACGGGCACGCCATTTGCACCGCGCGGCTCAACAGATCATGGCCGATCATGGGGGGCAATTTCCCTGCACCTACGAGGCCGTGGTGGCGTTACCGGGAATTGGTCGCAGTACCGCAGGTGCGATCCTCAGTGCTGCCTTTAATCAGCCCCAGCCGATTCTCGATGGCAATGTCAAACGGGTGCTTGCCCGTCTCTATGGACTCACGATCCCCCCCAAGCAAGCGGAAGCCCAACTCTGGCAGTGGTCGGCGCAACTGCTGTGTTCCCAAGCCCCCCGCGATTTTAATCAAGCCCTGATGGATCTGGGGGCAACCATCTGTACACCCCGCCAACCCCTGTGTCATGCTTGTCCTTGGCAAGATCATTGCTTGGCGCATCGCCACCAGTTAACCCATGAGATTCCTCGCAAAATGAGCCGTTCCCCCTTACCCCATAAAAAGATTGGTGTCGCGGTGATTTGGAATGCGGCAGGTCAGATTCTCATCGATCGGCGGCCACCAACAGGTCTATTGGGGGGACTATGGGAGTTTCCGGGGGGCAAAATTGAACCCAATGAGACGGTTCAGGAGTGTATTCAGCGGGAAATTCGTGAGGAATTGGGCATTGAGATTAGTGTTGGTGAGCATTTGATTGACATTGATCATGCCTACACCCATTTTCGGGTGACGCTCCATGTCTATTACTGCCAGTATCTTTCAGGAAGTCCTCAGCCCTTGGGGTGCGATGCCATCCGTTGGGTGACCCCTGAGGAATTGGAGCAGTTTCCCTTTCCAAAAGCCAATACTGCAATTATTCAGGCCATTCACGAACGGGGCAGACCCACAGCCTAG
- a CDS encoding TldD/PmbA family protein: MIARRLGIEKFDLGGSHVDEVSVQVQQGEPKQVKASQRSGITVRVWNSTGRLGVASTTQLDDRGLETALEMAKEASAFGVTEDIPDFSPLATAPLGETTLTTADVPLAPAKTLLDQLIAAERDLLERHPAIASVPYNGLSQRRLERFYLNSEGANRQQTTTTTTLYLYSKTDEAGRKPRSAGAIRISPDLEHLDIAGCIDEVADKTIRHLAYEPIVSGQYPILFSPAAFLSLLNAFSNLFNAQNILDRQSLSTPESLHQAIASPLLSIYDDARHPENVGQPLFDGEGTPTRRTPLIEQGILTGLYHSAGTARRFQTQPTGHANLGAKVTVSGHFYDVPAGEGGDRADGLVWIDELHALHAGVKALQGSFSLPFDGWLLRNGEAISIEAATVAGDIRSLLKNILHLGTEVEVTPYGCCPSVWVSPLAITGE, encoded by the coding sequence ATGATCGCCCGCCGCCTTGGTATTGAGAAATTTGACCTTGGTGGCTCCCATGTGGATGAGGTGAGTGTCCAAGTGCAGCAGGGAGAACCCAAACAGGTGAAGGCCTCCCAGCGATCGGGGATTACCGTGCGGGTGTGGAACTCAACGGGTCGCCTAGGGGTTGCCAGCACCACCCAATTGGACGATCGCGGTCTGGAAACAGCCCTAGAAATGGCCAAAGAAGCCAGTGCCTTTGGCGTCACCGAGGACATTCCCGACTTTAGTCCCTTGGCCACAGCGCCCCTTGGGGAGACGACGCTAACGACGGCTGATGTGCCCCTTGCCCCGGCGAAAACCCTCTTGGATCAACTGATTGCTGCGGAACGAGACCTCTTGGAACGCCACCCAGCGATCGCCAGTGTGCCCTACAATGGCCTGAGCCAGCGACGGTTAGAACGGTTTTATCTCAACAGTGAGGGTGCCAATCGCCAGCAAACCACCACCACAACCACGCTCTATCTCTACAGCAAAACCGATGAGGCGGGTCGCAAACCCCGCAGTGCGGGTGCCATTCGCATCAGTCCCGATCTTGAGCACTTAGACATTGCGGGCTGCATTGATGAAGTGGCCGACAAAACCATTCGCCACTTGGCCTATGAACCCATTGTTTCGGGTCAGTACCCCATTCTTTTTTCACCCGCCGCCTTCCTCAGCCTGCTCAATGCCTTTAGCAATCTCTTTAATGCCCAAAACATTTTGGATCGTCAAAGCCTTTCGACGCCGGAGTCCCTGCATCAGGCGATCGCCAGCCCCCTTCTCAGCATCTATGATGACGCTCGCCACCCTGAAAATGTCGGTCAACCCCTCTTTGATGGCGAAGGTACCCCCACCCGCCGCACCCCTTTAATTGAGCAGGGGATTCTCACGGGTCTCTACCACAGTGCTGGTACGGCGCGTCGCTTTCAAACCCAGCCCACGGGGCATGCCAACTTAGGGGCAAAGGTGACAGTGAGTGGTCACTTCTACGATGTCCCAGCGGGTGAAGGGGGCGATCGCGCCGATGGCCTTGTTTGGATTGATGAACTCCATGCCCTCCATGCGGGCGTGAAAGCCCTCCAAGGCTCATTTTCCCTCCCCTTTGACGGTTGGTTACTGCGTAACGGCGAAGCCATCAGCATTGAAGCGGCCACCGTGGCCGGGGACATTCGCAGTCTGCTGAAAAATATCCTCCATCTGGGCACTGAGGTTGAAGTGACCCCCTACGGTTGTTGTCCGTCCGTGTGGGTGAGTCCCCTTGCGATTACAGGGGAATAG
- the pgl gene encoding 6-phosphogluconolactonase translates to MPTPNVRVFPDLAALTAAAKQFVLEQATGAIAQRGQFTLALAGGNTPKPLYESLVCADTPWSRWHIFWGDERYVPLDHPDSNAGMAFQAWLNHVPIPKNQIHPMPTADADPQTAADRYEQILRQTFGIREGEVPSFDLILLGMGPDGHTASLFPHTAALTVGDRLITVGNKDGQPRLTFTVPLINHTRQILFLVTGANKQTALRHIFSGTTDPHLYPARLITGNALWFLDAAAAEGVVANA, encoded by the coding sequence ATGCCAACACCCAATGTACGTGTTTTTCCAGATTTGGCTGCCCTGACGGCGGCGGCAAAGCAGTTTGTGCTTGAGCAGGCCACTGGGGCGATCGCCCAACGGGGACAATTTACGCTTGCCCTTGCCGGCGGCAACACGCCTAAACCGTTGTATGAAAGCCTTGTCTGTGCGGATACCCCTTGGTCACGGTGGCACATTTTCTGGGGGGATGAACGCTATGTTCCCCTCGATCATCCCGACAGCAATGCGGGGATGGCCTTTCAGGCGTGGCTCAATCATGTACCGATTCCCAAAAATCAGATTCACCCAATGCCAACGGCGGATGCGGATCCGCAGACCGCTGCCGATCGCTATGAGCAAATCCTGCGCCAAACCTTTGGCATCCGTGAAGGAGAAGTTCCCAGCTTTGATCTGATTTTGCTCGGTATGGGACCCGATGGCCATACGGCCTCCCTGTTTCCCCACACAGCAGCGCTGACGGTGGGCGATCGCTTGATTACCGTGGGCAACAAGGATGGCCAGCCCCGCCTCACCTTCACAGTGCCCCTGATTAACCATACCCGTCAAATTCTCTTTCTTGTGACGGGTGCCAATAAACAAACTGCCCTACGTCATATTTTCTCTGGGACAACTGATCCCCATCTCTATCCAGCACGGCTGATTACTGGCAATGCCCTTTGGTTTTTGGATGCGGCGGCGGCTGAGGGTGTCGTTGCAAACGCCTAG
- the deoC gene encoding deoxyribose-phosphate aldolase, whose amino-acid sequence MTERDLFDLAPYIDHTQLDPLATPAEIERCCAEAEQWKFAAVCVMPVWVKTAVQLLHRTPVKVCTVIGFPSGAHTSATKLYEAQEAVDSGATELDVVINLGWLKEGNTEAVYRDIAQICAETGVTVKAILETTVLTEEEKQLAVDICLDAGVAFLKTSTGWRGGATVADVRLLKRLSRDRVGIKASGGIRTREQALELIDAGATRLGTSRSLDLMQV is encoded by the coding sequence ATGACGGAACGTGATTTGTTTGACCTTGCACCCTACATTGATCATACCCAGCTTGACCCCTTGGCAACCCCAGCAGAGATTGAACGGTGTTGTGCCGAAGCCGAACAGTGGAAATTTGCCGCCGTCTGTGTCATGCCCGTGTGGGTGAAGACCGCAGTCCAGTTGCTCCATCGCACACCCGTGAAAGTGTGTACCGTCATTGGCTTTCCCAGTGGTGCCCACACCAGTGCCACGAAACTCTATGAGGCGCAGGAGGCGGTTGACAGTGGGGCAACTGAGTTGGATGTGGTCATTAACTTGGGTTGGCTCAAGGAGGGCAACACCGAGGCCGTCTATCGCGACATCGCCCAAATCTGCGCGGAAACGGGGGTAACCGTTAAGGCAATTTTGGAAACCACGGTGCTGACAGAGGAAGAAAAACAACTGGCAGTGGATATTTGCTTGGACGCGGGGGTGGCTTTCCTGAAAACCAGTACCGGCTGGCGCGGTGGTGCCACGGTTGCGGATGTGCGTTTGCTCAAGCGCTTGAGTCGCGATCGCGTCGGCATAAAGGCCTCTGGCGGCATTCGTACCCGGGAGCAAGCCCTTGAACTCATTGATGCCGGTGCCACCCGCTTGGGCACCTCCCGTAGTCTCGACTTGATGCAGGTTTAG
- a CDS encoding DUF760 domain-containing protein: protein MNPRNLQESADSLWNYLQSLDAEVVARLSRPASPEMAIVMERHIGNLLGYLPPEGFEVSITTNREHLGRLLASAMMSGYFLRGAEQRLEFERSLQAAAQGEDSK from the coding sequence ATGAACCCTCGCAATCTTCAAGAAAGTGCTGATTCCCTCTGGAACTATCTGCAAAGTTTGGATGCAGAAGTGGTGGCTCGCCTGTCCCGTCCCGCGTCGCCGGAAATGGCCATTGTGATGGAACGCCACATTGGCAACCTGCTGGGCTACTTGCCACCGGAGGGGTTTGAGGTTTCCATTACCACGAATCGGGAGCACCTTGGGCGTCTCTTGGCTTCGGCAATGATGAGTGGTTACTTCTTGCGCGGTGCCGAGCAACGTCTTGAATTCGAGCGATCGCTGCAAGCGGCTGCCCAAGGGGAAGACAGCAAATAA